In a genomic window of Physeter macrocephalus isolate SW-GA chromosome 14, ASM283717v5, whole genome shotgun sequence:
- the CCL26 gene encoding LOW QUALITY PROTEIN: C-C motif chemokine 26 (The sequence of the model RefSeq protein was modified relative to this genomic sequence to represent the inferred CDS: inserted 2 bases in 1 codon), with amino-acid sequence MKSFPTAFPLFLVFILSVHLGAAARGSDVAKFYCFQYTHKIPPWRWGSNYEFTRNSCSQQAVISTTRRGQKLCNXRKEAWVQKYISLLRAQQQL; translated from the exons ATGAAGAGCTTTCCCACggctttccctctttttctggtttttatcCTGAGTGTCCATCTCGGAGCTGCTGCAC GTGGCAGTGATGTGGCTAAGTTCTACTGCTTTCAATACACCCACAAGATCCctccctggaggtgggggagtAACTATGAATTCACCAGGAACAGCTGCTCCCAGCAGGCTGTGAT ATCCACCACCAGAAGAGGCCAGAAACTCTGCAA ACGGAAGGAAGCATGGGtgcaaaaatacatttctttactAAGAGCCCAGCAACAACTGTGA